The proteins below come from a single Arthrobacter sp. B1I2 genomic window:
- a CDS encoding LacI family DNA-binding transcriptional regulator, whose product MANPPSEASPRGPFDASSRQDRPPTIRDVAELAGVATSTVSRALSRPDRVNHRTRVRIEEAAAELNYVPSSQARGLSSGRTNAVAVLVPDITNPFYFDIIRGTQHQLKAAGVTQLLVDTEESSEMELDALHKMRKSADGFILAASRLTDAQLAEVSRTQPLVTFNRASTSAPTVMIDTPSAIIQALEHLASLGHHKVCYVSGPPTSWSNRMRWKVFEEDATKRGMEVHRIGPYTPKTTSGAAAADAAVRTGATACIVFNDLLAIGMLQRLQARGIRVPQDMSIIGSDDIFGADFCNPPLTTISSPIEQAGRVAVSMLLAQLNPLSGSATRQLAVMPTHLTVRESTGPAPAQ is encoded by the coding sequence ATGGCTAATCCACCGAGTGAAGCCAGTCCCCGGGGCCCCTTTGACGCAAGCTCCCGGCAGGACCGCCCGCCCACGATCCGGGATGTGGCCGAGCTGGCCGGAGTAGCTACATCCACGGTGTCACGGGCCCTTTCGCGGCCGGACCGGGTAAATCACCGGACACGCGTCCGCATTGAAGAAGCTGCAGCGGAACTCAACTACGTGCCGAGCTCGCAGGCGCGCGGGCTTAGCTCCGGACGGACCAACGCCGTGGCCGTACTGGTACCCGACATCACCAATCCGTTCTACTTCGACATCATCCGCGGCACCCAACACCAACTCAAAGCCGCCGGCGTTACCCAGCTCCTGGTCGATACCGAGGAGTCCAGTGAGATGGAACTGGATGCATTGCACAAGATGCGCAAGTCCGCCGACGGCTTCATCCTTGCGGCCTCGCGCCTGACGGACGCCCAACTGGCGGAGGTCTCGCGGACACAGCCGCTGGTGACATTCAACCGTGCCTCCACCAGTGCCCCGACGGTGATGATCGATACGCCATCGGCCATCATCCAGGCCCTGGAGCATCTGGCCTCGCTGGGCCACCATAAAGTCTGCTACGTCTCCGGGCCGCCCACCTCGTGGTCCAACCGGATGCGCTGGAAAGTCTTCGAGGAGGACGCGACAAAACGTGGGATGGAGGTCCACCGGATTGGGCCCTACACACCCAAGACCACGTCAGGCGCTGCGGCCGCGGACGCTGCAGTAAGGACGGGCGCAACAGCCTGCATCGTTTTCAACGACCTGCTGGCCATCGGCATGCTGCAGCGCCTGCAGGCCCGCGGCATCCGCGTGCCCCAGGACATGAGCATCATCGGATCGGACGATATCTTCGGCGCGGACTTCTGCAATCCGCCGCTGACCACCATCTCCAGCCCCATAGAGCAGGCGGGCAGGGTGGCGGTGTCCATGCTGCTGGCCCAGCTCAACCCGCTGTCGGGAAGCGCCACCCGCCAGCTGGCCGTCATGCCCACCCACCTGACCGTCCGGGAATCCACCGGTCCCGCGCCGGCCCAATAA
- a CDS encoding MFS transporter, which produces MTTQLADPPQTAAAKARGKWWALVFLALAQFMVVLDGTIVNLALPRLQAEMGISDSTRAWVVTAYALALGAFLLLGGRIADFWGRKRAFITASTGFALASLAGGLAQAPWELISARALQGLFAALLAPAALALLTVSFPGGKERGTAFAVFGSISGVGAAAGVLLGGFLTDYVSWRWCFFVNVPIAAIALVGVWKRVQESKAGGSTKYDWPGVAMAAFGLGSLVYGFTNAEHGWAAPETWGFILAGVALMAMFVVVERRVKHPLLPLRVASERNRAAAFLASFLAGAVLIGGILFINFYIQIVLGFAPFIAGVASLPMTVVLIVTAGITAKNLPVLGPKIPTAVGPIFMAAAMLWLTQVRADGSYLVNMLPALILLGIGLGLVFVPMQNLALFGVDKDDAGVASALVNASQQIGGSLGIALFSTVAAAATAAAGGAPMEALSDGYSAVFWWAAGFAVLIAPIALLLINISRSTFSGATSSDTPAVHL; this is translated from the coding sequence ATGACGACACAACTGGCGGATCCGCCGCAAACGGCGGCAGCCAAAGCAAGAGGAAAATGGTGGGCGCTCGTCTTCCTCGCCCTGGCCCAGTTCATGGTGGTCCTGGACGGCACCATCGTGAACCTGGCCCTCCCGCGCCTGCAGGCCGAGATGGGGATCAGCGACTCCACGCGAGCCTGGGTGGTGACCGCCTATGCTCTGGCTCTGGGAGCATTCCTGCTGCTGGGCGGCCGGATCGCGGACTTTTGGGGCCGGAAGCGCGCCTTCATTACGGCCTCTACCGGGTTTGCTCTGGCATCGCTTGCCGGCGGGCTCGCCCAGGCACCTTGGGAACTGATCAGCGCCCGCGCGCTTCAGGGGCTTTTCGCGGCTCTCCTGGCCCCGGCAGCCCTGGCCCTGCTCACGGTGTCCTTCCCGGGAGGGAAGGAGCGCGGCACGGCCTTCGCGGTCTTCGGCTCCATCAGTGGGGTGGGTGCAGCCGCCGGGGTCCTGCTGGGCGGGTTCCTTACGGATTACGTCTCCTGGCGCTGGTGCTTCTTCGTCAACGTTCCCATTGCTGCCATCGCCCTGGTGGGAGTGTGGAAGCGCGTGCAGGAAAGCAAAGCCGGAGGGTCCACCAAATACGACTGGCCGGGGGTTGCCATGGCGGCGTTCGGGCTTGGATCCCTGGTTTACGGCTTCACCAATGCGGAACACGGCTGGGCGGCGCCTGAGACCTGGGGCTTCATCCTGGCCGGCGTGGCACTCATGGCGATGTTCGTCGTCGTCGAAAGGCGTGTCAAGCACCCCTTGCTGCCCCTTCGCGTTGCCTCTGAGCGCAACCGTGCAGCAGCCTTCCTGGCGTCCTTCCTGGCCGGAGCCGTCCTGATTGGCGGCATTCTTTTCATCAACTTCTACATCCAGATTGTGCTGGGCTTCGCGCCATTCATCGCAGGGGTTGCGTCCCTGCCCATGACGGTGGTGCTGATCGTGACGGCCGGGATCACGGCCAAAAACCTGCCGGTCCTCGGTCCGAAAATCCCCACCGCCGTCGGGCCGATCTTCATGGCCGCGGCAATGCTCTGGCTGACCCAGGTGCGGGCAGACGGAAGCTACCTGGTGAACATGCTGCCGGCGTTGATCCTGCTGGGCATCGGGCTGGGCCTGGTCTTCGTCCCCATGCAGAATCTTGCGCTCTTCGGAGTGGACAAGGACGACGCCGGGGTGGCCAGTGCGCTGGTCAACGCGTCACAGCAGATTGGCGGCTCCCTCGGGATCGCCTTGTTCAGTACGGTTGCGGCCGCAGCCACTGCCGCCGCGGGCGGCGCGCCCATGGAGGCTTTGTCCGACGGTTATTCTGCGGTGTTCTGGTGGGCCGCCGGCTTTGCCGTCCTGATCGCACCCATTGCACTGCTGCTGATCAACATCAGCAGGAGCACCTTCAGCGGCGCAACCTCCTCTGACACACCGGCGGTCCACCTGTAG
- a CDS encoding MarR family winged helix-turn-helix transcriptional regulator has protein sequence MDHSTPRAQETPPLDARDLAVAVLDISFEVRRKSHEGTGVLPLSSGVLDVIRVIERHPGINVAEVAARLGRQLSNVSAQLRELVALGLVTRARDALDKRYVALHPTPESVRIKTLLEGAWADTLAAAGSRLQPDDREQLAAALPALQRLASVLAQPE, from the coding sequence ATGGACCACTCCACGCCCCGCGCCCAAGAAACACCACCGCTGGATGCCCGGGACCTGGCGGTGGCCGTCCTGGATATCTCGTTCGAGGTGCGGCGGAAATCCCATGAGGGGACGGGGGTCCTTCCCTTGTCCAGTGGGGTGCTGGACGTTATCCGGGTGATTGAACGGCATCCTGGAATCAACGTGGCGGAGGTGGCGGCCAGGCTGGGGCGGCAGCTGAGCAACGTCAGCGCCCAGTTGCGTGAGCTCGTAGCCCTGGGCCTGGTCACGAGGGCCCGCGATGCCTTGGATAAGCGGTATGTTGCCCTGCACCCCACGCCGGAGTCGGTCCGCATCAAGACCCTGCTCGAGGGGGCGTGGGCGGACACGCTGGCCGCCGCGGGCAGCCGGCTGCAGCCGGATGATCGCGAGCAGCTGGCAGCCGCGTTGCCCGCATTGCAGCGGCTTGCGTCCGTCCTGGCCCAGCCGGAGTAG
- a CDS encoding LamB/YcsF family protein, with product MAYIDLNSDVGESFGNWTMGDDAAIFRSVSSANVACGFHAGDPSTIARTCRDAVAAGVVIGAHVGYRDLAGFGRRFVDCSATELADDVLYQLGALNALAAAAGGRIRYVKPHGALYNTIVTHETHAQAVVDAVKAFGGDLPLLLLPGSVALARAEAAGLRGVAEAFADRAYNPDGTLVSRRESGAVLHDEDAVAANMVRLATEGTIIARDGSAIKAEAESICLHGDTAGAVSMAAAVRRELEAAGVAIRSFV from the coding sequence ATGGCCTACATTGACCTCAACAGCGACGTCGGGGAATCCTTTGGCAACTGGACCATGGGCGATGACGCAGCAATCTTCCGCTCGGTTTCCAGCGCCAACGTCGCCTGCGGCTTCCACGCCGGGGATCCGTCCACCATCGCCCGCACCTGCCGGGACGCCGTCGCGGCAGGCGTCGTCATCGGCGCGCACGTGGGCTACCGCGATCTTGCCGGCTTCGGCCGACGTTTCGTGGACTGCTCCGCTACCGAACTGGCGGATGATGTCCTCTACCAGCTGGGTGCCCTTAACGCACTTGCCGCCGCCGCGGGCGGCCGCATCCGCTACGTCAAACCGCACGGCGCCCTCTACAACACCATCGTCACGCACGAAACGCATGCCCAGGCCGTCGTGGACGCGGTCAAGGCCTTCGGCGGCGACCTGCCGCTGCTCCTGCTCCCCGGCTCCGTAGCCCTCGCCCGCGCCGAGGCGGCCGGGCTTCGCGGCGTGGCTGAAGCGTTCGCGGACCGCGCCTACAACCCTGACGGGACCCTGGTCTCCCGGCGCGAAAGCGGCGCCGTCCTCCACGACGAGGACGCCGTCGCCGCCAACATGGTCCGGCTGGCCACCGAGGGGACCATCATTGCCCGCGACGGGTCCGCCATCAAGGCGGAAGCGGAGAGCATCTGCCTCCACGGCGACACCGCCGGCGCCGTTTCCATGGCCGCCGCGGTGCGGCGGGAACTGGAAGCCGCCGGCGTGGCAATCCGGAGCTTCGTGTGA
- a CDS encoding urea amidolyase family protein: MSSPHIRWAGPRALLIELDSLETVLAVHARLQETPLPGQVDVLAAARTVLAVFDSRASAQAARAAVAIMDRETAAVDAAGADPVRIEVVYDGDDLAEVGRLTGLGADGVIAVHTGQLWTAAFGGFAPGFAYLVGETDALTVPRRSSPRTAVPAGSVALAGNFSAVYPRRSPGGWQLIGRTAARMWDLDREQPALLRPGSTVRYVAVREVVEVTEPAGQQGNPAGRDMAAGAPALEIITPGPQSLIQDLGRPGFGDLGVSPAGAADAAGARQANRLVGNLPGDAVLETVLGGLSVRSRGELTAALTGAPAEAEIRSGSGSRPAPMYAPFPLHDGESLHLGMPAAGLRTYLAVRGGIDVPPVLGSRSTDLMSGIGPSPLAAGTVLPVGPADRGRVVGQPEPPTLHPGLNQGGTGSAPVVLRVTPGPRDDWFTPQSLAALTGQDWTVTAESNRIGVRLDTTAGRTPLERSRTEELPSEGVVAGSLQVPPSGLPVLFLADHPVTGGYPVIAVVVPEDLPVAAQLPPGALIRFQAVDPGTMEPLRPGALQQPQPTTPTPVANSL; encoded by the coding sequence GTGAGCTCCCCCCACATCCGCTGGGCCGGGCCCCGCGCCCTCCTCATCGAACTCGACTCCCTGGAAACGGTCCTGGCCGTCCACGCCCGTTTGCAGGAGACGCCCTTGCCCGGCCAGGTGGATGTCCTGGCCGCCGCACGGACCGTCCTGGCGGTTTTCGATTCGCGCGCCTCGGCACAGGCGGCCCGTGCCGCCGTTGCCATTATGGACAGGGAGACGGCCGCGGTGGACGCCGCCGGCGCCGATCCGGTCCGGATAGAGGTGGTATACGACGGCGATGACCTCGCCGAAGTGGGCAGGCTTACCGGGCTGGGTGCCGACGGTGTGATCGCCGTGCACACCGGGCAGTTGTGGACAGCGGCGTTCGGTGGGTTCGCCCCCGGCTTCGCCTACCTGGTAGGCGAAACTGACGCATTGACTGTTCCGCGGCGCAGCTCGCCGCGGACCGCCGTTCCCGCCGGTTCCGTGGCCCTGGCCGGCAATTTCTCCGCTGTGTACCCGCGGCGCTCCCCCGGCGGCTGGCAGCTGATCGGACGCACTGCCGCCCGGATGTGGGACCTGGACCGTGAACAGCCTGCCTTGCTCCGGCCAGGGAGCACCGTCCGGTATGTCGCAGTGCGGGAAGTCGTGGAAGTCACCGAACCTGCCGGACAGCAGGGCAACCCTGCCGGCCGTGACATGGCCGCCGGCGCCCCCGCCCTGGAGATCATCACACCCGGCCCGCAGTCCCTCATCCAGGACCTTGGCCGTCCCGGCTTCGGTGACCTGGGCGTCTCCCCCGCAGGCGCTGCCGACGCCGCGGGCGCCCGCCAGGCGAACCGGCTGGTGGGGAACCTGCCGGGTGACGCCGTGCTCGAAACCGTTCTGGGCGGCCTGTCCGTACGTTCCCGCGGCGAACTGACAGCCGCACTCACCGGCGCCCCCGCGGAAGCCGAGATCCGGTCCGGAAGCGGCAGCCGCCCGGCCCCGATGTACGCCCCCTTCCCGCTGCACGACGGTGAGAGCCTCCACCTCGGCATGCCGGCGGCAGGCCTGCGCACTTACCTTGCCGTCCGCGGCGGAATTGACGTGCCCCCGGTGCTGGGCAGCAGGTCCACGGACCTGATGTCCGGGATCGGACCATCTCCGCTGGCCGCCGGAACCGTGCTGCCGGTCGGCCCCGCAGACCGGGGCCGCGTGGTGGGCCAGCCCGAACCGCCAACCCTGCATCCGGGCCTCAACCAGGGCGGGACCGGCAGCGCCCCGGTGGTGCTCCGCGTTACTCCCGGTCCCCGCGACGACTGGTTCACCCCGCAGTCCCTCGCGGCCCTGACCGGGCAGGACTGGACGGTCACCGCCGAGTCCAACCGGATCGGCGTGCGGCTGGATACAACAGCTGGCCGGACGCCGCTGGAACGCTCACGGACAGAGGAACTGCCCAGCGAAGGCGTGGTCGCCGGCTCGCTGCAGGTGCCGCCGTCGGGCCTTCCCGTCCTCTTCCTCGCCGACCACCCTGTGACCGGCGGGTACCCCGTGATCGCCGTCGTCGTCCCGGAAGACCTGCCGGTGGCGGCGCAGCTTCCGCCCGGCGCCCTCATCCGTTTCCAGGCCGTGGATCCGGGGACTATGGAGCCGCTCCGGCCCGGGGCCCTGCAGCAGCCACAACCCACCACTCCCACGCCTGTCGCAAACAGCCTGTGA
- a CDS encoding acetyl/propionyl/methylcrotonyl-CoA carboxylase subunit alpha, producing MKKVLIANRGEIAVRIARACADAGLASVAVYSDPDADALHVRLSDEAYPLDGSASAETYLNIEKLLAAATRAGADAVHPGYGFLSENADFAQAVLDAGLTWVGPSPEAIRSLGNKVTAREIAVRAGAPLVPGSDGPVADADEVRAFAAHHGVPVAIKAAFGGGGRGLKIAYRMEDIDDAFDSAVREATVAFGRGECFVERFLDRPRHVEAQVIADTHGNVVVVGTRDCSLQRRHQKLVEEAPAPFLTPEQRSRIHESARAICREAGYTGAGTVEYLVAPDGVISFLEVNTRLQVEHPVTEETSGIDLVREQFRIAAGLPLSIMEDPQPTGHAIEFRLNAEDAGRGFLPSPGPVDVFEAPTGPGIRVDSGVRSGSVIPAEYDSLMAKLIVRGEDRAQALRRARAALDELRIEGVPTVVPFHRAVVRDPDFTAPDRLGVYTTWIESEFSGRLAASLKSGIAGPVARRETLTVEIDGKAVQLGLPAQVYAALMHGGGAASHRAREDADGDHGSDGAANGKVTAPMGGNLVKWLADDGAEVGADQPLAIVEAMKMETVVAASAAGTFRRGEQEPGAVVVRGEVLGTVS from the coding sequence ATGAAAAAAGTCCTGATCGCCAACCGCGGCGAGATCGCCGTCCGGATCGCCCGCGCCTGCGCCGATGCGGGCCTGGCGTCCGTCGCCGTCTACTCGGATCCCGATGCCGATGCCCTGCACGTGCGCCTCAGCGACGAGGCCTACCCGCTGGACGGTTCCGCCAGTGCCGAGACCTACCTGAACATCGAAAAGCTCCTTGCCGCGGCGACCCGCGCCGGCGCTGACGCCGTCCATCCCGGCTACGGCTTCCTGTCCGAGAACGCCGACTTCGCGCAGGCAGTGCTCGATGCCGGGCTCACCTGGGTGGGCCCGTCGCCGGAAGCCATCCGGAGCCTCGGCAACAAGGTGACCGCGCGGGAGATTGCCGTCCGCGCCGGTGCCCCGCTGGTCCCCGGGTCGGACGGACCTGTCGCGGACGCCGACGAGGTCCGGGCGTTTGCCGCACATCACGGCGTTCCGGTCGCCATCAAGGCGGCCTTCGGCGGCGGCGGCCGCGGCCTGAAGATCGCCTACCGGATGGAGGACATCGACGACGCGTTCGACTCCGCGGTGCGTGAGGCAACCGTAGCCTTCGGCCGCGGCGAATGCTTCGTGGAGCGCTTCCTGGACCGGCCCCGCCACGTCGAGGCCCAGGTCATCGCCGACACGCATGGAAACGTGGTGGTGGTGGGCACCCGCGACTGCTCACTCCAGCGCCGCCACCAGAAGCTGGTGGAAGAAGCACCCGCACCGTTCCTCACACCGGAGCAGCGCAGCCGCATTCACGAGTCCGCCCGCGCCATCTGCCGGGAAGCCGGCTACACCGGAGCCGGCACTGTGGAGTACCTGGTGGCACCTGACGGCGTCATCTCCTTCCTGGAGGTCAACACCCGCCTGCAGGTGGAACACCCGGTCACCGAGGAAACCTCCGGCATCGATCTGGTGCGCGAACAGTTCCGCATCGCCGCCGGCCTGCCGCTCTCCATCATGGAGGATCCCCAGCCCACCGGCCACGCCATCGAATTCCGGCTGAACGCCGAAGACGCCGGCCGCGGCTTCCTGCCCTCCCCCGGCCCCGTGGACGTTTTCGAAGCACCCACCGGCCCGGGCATCCGGGTCGACTCCGGGGTCCGGTCCGGCTCCGTCATCCCGGCCGAATACGACTCCCTGATGGCCAAGCTGATCGTCCGCGGCGAGGACCGGGCGCAGGCGCTGCGCCGTGCCCGTGCAGCATTGGACGAACTGCGGATCGAAGGCGTGCCCACGGTGGTCCCGTTCCACCGCGCCGTAGTGCGGGACCCGGATTTCACGGCACCGGACCGGCTGGGCGTCTACACCACATGGATTGAATCCGAGTTCTCCGGCCGGCTCGCGGCCTCACTGAAGAGCGGAATTGCCGGGCCCGTGGCGCGGCGCGAAACGCTCACCGTGGAAATCGACGGCAAGGCTGTCCAGCTGGGACTTCCGGCACAGGTTTATGCCGCACTGATGCACGGCGGCGGTGCGGCATCGCACCGCGCCCGGGAGGATGCCGACGGCGACCACGGCAGTGACGGCGCAGCCAACGGCAAGGTGACGGCACCGATGGGCGGCAACCTGGTCAAATGGCTGGCCGACGACGGCGCCGAAGTGGGTGCCGACCAGCCGCTCGCCATCGTTGAGGCGATGAAGATGGAAACCGTTGTTGCCGCTTCCGCGGCCGGCACCTTCCGCCGCGGTGAACAGGAACCGGGGGCCGTCGTCGTCCGTGGCGAAGTGCTGGGGACGGTCAGCTAA